In Streptomyces venezuelae, the sequence GCCGCACCACCGAGCCGTTCGACTACGCCTGCTTCCGCGAGCCCCCCGTGATGGACGCGATGAAGGCCCCGCGCTGGCTCGACGGCCGGCCGGCCACGCGGTACGCCTGGCACTTCGACGCCCAGCTGGTGGCCGACTTCCTGCGCCGGTTCAGCACCGAGAAGCAGGGTGTGAACCACGTACAGGACGAGATGGTGCGGGTCGAGCAGGACGAGCGCGGTTACGTGACCACGCTGCACACCAAGGGCGGACTGGCCCTGGACGCCGATCTGTTCGTGGACTGCTCGGGCTTCCGCGGCCTGCTGATCAACCAGGCGATGGAGGAGCCCTTCATCGACATGAGCGACCACCTGCTGTGCGACAGCGCGGTGGCGACGGCCGTCCCGCACGACGACGAGGCGAACGGCGTGGAGCCGTACACGTCGGCGATCGCCATGTCGTCCGGCTGGGCGTGGAAGATCCCCATGCTGGGTCGCTTCGGCACCGGTTACGTGTACTCCAGCAAGTTCACCGACCAGGACACCGCCACCCGCGAGTTCGCGCAGATGTGGGACCTGGACCCCGAGGTGACGAAGTTCAACCACATCCGTTTCCGCGTCGGCCGCAACCGCCGGGCTTGGGTGAAGAATGTCGTCAGCATCGGCCTGTCCTCCTGCTTCCTGGAACCGCTGGAGTCGACGGGCATCTACTTCATCACCGCCGCGATCTACCAGCTGGCCAAGCACTTCCCGGACAAGACCTTCAACGACGGTCTGATCAACAGCTTCAACCACGAGATCGAGGTGATGTTCGACGACACCCGCGACTTCATCCAGGCGCACTTCTTCTACGCGCCGCGCAACGACACGCCGTTCTGGCAGGCCAACAAGAAGCTGACCCTCCCCGACAACATCCAGCAGAAGATCTCCGCCTACAAGGCGGGCCTGCCCATCAACTCGCCGATCACCGACGAGTCGACGTACTACGGCAACTTCGAGGCCGAGTTCCGCAACTTCTGGACCAACGGCAGCTACTACTGCATCTTCGCGGGCCTCGGCCTGGAGCCGGACGCCCCGCTGCCCTCCCTGGCGCACCGGCCGGACTCGGTGGCCAGTGCCGAACCCCTCTTCGACACGGTCAAGCGCCAGCAGCAGAACCTGCTGGAGACGCTGCCCAGTGCCTACGACTACCTGCGCCAGTTGCACGGCGCGTAAGGCCCACCGCTCCCACGGCCCGGCAGTACGGCTCTCCGCCGGCTGCCGGGCCGCAGTTGCTTCAGCCACCTCAGGAGTCAGACATGCCCCACCGCTCCGTGCCCCATCCCGCCGCACCGGACGAGCCGGCCGGGGGCCGGCCCGCCGACCTCCGTCCCTTCATGGCCGCCTTCCCCACCGGGGTGTCCGTCGTCACCACGATGGATTCCGATTCCGTGCCGCACGGCCTGACCTGCACCTCCCTCGCGAGCGTCGCCCTCGAACCGGCGACGCTCGTGGTGTGCATACGGGCGGCGAGCCCGACGCTCGCGGTGCTGCTCGCGGAGGGCCACTTCGCGCTCAACCTGCTGCACGAGCGGGCCCGCGGCACGTCGGACCTGTTCGCGTCCGGGGCGCCCGACCGTTTCGACCGCGTCGAATGGCGGCTGCCGCTGGGGGCCGGCGGACCGCATCTGACGGCGGACGCCCACGCCGTCGCGGACTGCGCCGTGGTCAGAACCGCCGGCTTCGGGGACCACACGGCCGTCTTCGCCGAGGTCCGGCGCGTGACCGTGCGCGACGACCGGCAGCCGCTGCTCTACGGGCTGCGCCGCTACGCCCTCTGGTCCGCGGCGGCCACGGCCCCCCAGCCGGCGGCGCCGCATCCGGAACTCCCCGCCTCCTTGCGGCCCGCCGCGCCCGAAGGGGGTACCCGTGTCGTCCGCTGACCCGCTGCCGGCCCTGCTGGTCGCCATCCCGGTGGTGATCCTGGCCGGTCAGGTGGGGGCCGCCGTCTGCCGCCGGTTCGGCCAGCCTCCGGTGGTGGGCGAGATCGCCACCGGCATCGTGCTGGGCCCCTCGCTGCTGGGCTGGCTCTGGCCGCAGGCCCAGCACGCGCTGTTCCCGCCGTCCGTGCTGCCGTACACCTCGGTGCTCGGGCAGCTCGGGCTGCTCGCGTTCATGTTCCTGGTCGGGCTGGAGCTGGACCTGAAGAGCCTGCGCGGTCACACCCGGGTCGCGGTGGCGGTGAGCCAGGCGGGCATGCTGCTGCCGCTGGCCCTGGGCGCGCTGCTCGCCCTCGCGATGTACGGTGCGTTCGCCCCCGAGGGGGTGGGCCGGATGCCGTTCGCCCTGTTCATGGCCGTGGCAATGGCCATC encodes:
- a CDS encoding tryptophan halogenase family protein, with amino-acid sequence MTSSDTRLQKVVILGGGTAGWMTAAYLGKALQGTVDITVLEAPTIPRIGVGEATVPNLQRSFFDYLGIAEDEWMRECNASFKMAVRFVNWRTDGQGESAARELPGGGPDHFYHPFGLLPDYDQTPLSHYWFKRKYEGRTTEPFDYACFREPPVMDAMKAPRWLDGRPATRYAWHFDAQLVADFLRRFSTEKQGVNHVQDEMVRVEQDERGYVTTLHTKGGLALDADLFVDCSGFRGLLINQAMEEPFIDMSDHLLCDSAVATAVPHDDEANGVEPYTSAIAMSSGWAWKIPMLGRFGTGYVYSSKFTDQDTATREFAQMWDLDPEVTKFNHIRFRVGRNRRAWVKNVVSIGLSSCFLEPLESTGIYFITAAIYQLAKHFPDKTFNDGLINSFNHEIEVMFDDTRDFIQAHFFYAPRNDTPFWQANKKLTLPDNIQQKISAYKAGLPINSPITDESTYYGNFEAEFRNFWTNGSYYCIFAGLGLEPDAPLPSLAHRPDSVASAEPLFDTVKRQQQNLLETLPSAYDYLRQLHGA
- a CDS encoding flavin reductase family protein — translated: MPHRSVPHPAAPDEPAGGRPADLRPFMAAFPTGVSVVTTMDSDSVPHGLTCTSLASVALEPATLVVCIRAASPTLAVLLAEGHFALNLLHERARGTSDLFASGAPDRFDRVEWRLPLGAGGPHLTADAHAVADCAVVRTAGFGDHTAVFAEVRRVTVRDDRQPLLYGLRRYALWSAAATAPQPAAPHPELPASLRPAAPEGGTRVVR